One genomic region from Deltaproteobacteria bacterium encodes:
- a CDS encoding M1 family metallopeptidase — MAEQERVLLPDDVEPRRYDITLRPDLERFTFGGSETVDIDVKSATRRIVLHATELELHSVALERNGASCVPSRIESDEEEETVAFVFDARLDPGPARLRIEFTGQLNDKMHGFYRGVYQVDGEKRIMAATQFEATDARRAFPCWDEPARKAVFAVALVVPEDRVAVSNMPPAHTETGTDRLRTVRFAETPVMSTYLLAFIVGEFDYVETETPEGVTVRVYTPLGRQEQGRFALDVAARTLSFFHEYFGIAYPLPKMDLLAIPDFAAGAMENWGAVTYRETAILVDPEESSAGTRQRVAIIVAHELAHQWFGNLVTMEWWTHLWLNEGFASWIEFMAVDHLFPEWDMWTQFVYTDFGRALSLDGLKSSHPIEIEVQSPKQISEIFDGISYSKGASVIRMLDAYLGADTFRNGLRRYLERHQYGNATTEDLWQALAEESGQPVKRIMDTWTKQTGYPLLSVDAGGGEVALQQTRFFLSGVPDRSDPSRWSVPLGIRTEGAGDTFQVFEGERANIEVSVGRGGWLKVNPDQTGFYRSNYSAELWDRLGAAVQAGELSSARDRLGLENDAFALARAGYLDASRPLALAPAYRNETDYTVWADLSENLRAYDVLLSDQPCHDSFRSFARSLYQTIYGSLGWDVRPGESHLTRLLRPLVIGILARYADPEVAAEALRRFDEGTRAGTPVAPDVRGAVYGLVVEGRGAEGYETVLRVYREAELHEEKNRCLRALGCSTDTDLLRRTLEFSLSDEVRGQDTPLCVAGVATNPLGRDLAWDFLREKWGEFDARYGQGGFIIARIVSITTEDFTTLEKAAEVEAFFEAHPAPAATRTIRQSLERIRSNALWLERDGDAIAGWLDAYRPPS; from the coding sequence ATGGCTGAACAGGAACGGGTGCTGTTGCCCGACGACGTTGAACCCAGGCGTTATGACATAACCCTCAGGCCCGACCTCGAACGTTTCACCTTCGGCGGCAGCGAGACCGTCGACATCGACGTGAAATCGGCCACGCGCCGGATCGTGCTGCATGCCACCGAGCTGGAGCTGCACTCGGTGGCGCTGGAGCGGAACGGGGCGTCGTGCGTGCCGTCGCGCATCGAGTCCGACGAGGAGGAAGAGACGGTCGCGTTCGTATTCGACGCCCGGCTCGATCCGGGGCCGGCGCGACTGCGCATCGAGTTCACCGGACAGCTTAACGACAAGATGCACGGGTTCTACCGCGGCGTCTATCAGGTGGACGGCGAGAAGCGGATCATGGCCGCGACCCAGTTCGAGGCCACGGACGCGCGGCGCGCGTTTCCCTGCTGGGACGAGCCCGCGCGCAAGGCCGTGTTCGCGGTGGCGCTGGTGGTGCCGGAGGACCGGGTGGCGGTGTCGAACATGCCGCCGGCTCACACCGAGACCGGGACGGACCGCCTCAGGACCGTACGCTTCGCCGAGACCCCGGTGATGTCCACGTATCTGCTGGCGTTCATCGTCGGCGAGTTCGATTACGTCGAGACCGAGACCCCCGAAGGCGTCACCGTGCGGGTGTACACGCCGCTGGGACGGCAGGAGCAGGGGCGGTTCGCGCTGGACGTGGCCGCCCGGACGCTCTCCTTCTTCCACGAGTATTTCGGCATCGCCTATCCGCTGCCCAAGATGGACCTGCTGGCCATCCCGGACTTCGCCGCCGGGGCCATGGAGAACTGGGGCGCGGTGACCTATCGCGAGACGGCCATCCTTGTGGACCCCGAGGAGTCTTCGGCGGGGACGCGCCAGCGTGTGGCCATCATCGTCGCGCACGAGCTGGCGCACCAGTGGTTCGGCAACCTGGTCACCATGGAGTGGTGGACCCACCTGTGGCTCAACGAGGGGTTCGCCTCGTGGATCGAGTTCATGGCCGTGGACCACCTGTTCCCCGAGTGGGACATGTGGACGCAGTTCGTCTACACCGACTTCGGCCGCGCCCTGTCCCTGGACGGGCTGAAAAGCTCACATCCCATCGAGATTGAGGTGCAGAGTCCCAAGCAGATCAGCGAGATCTTCGACGGCATCAGCTACAGCAAGGGCGCCTCGGTGATTCGCATGCTGGACGCCTATCTGGGCGCGGACACGTTCCGCAACGGTCTGCGGCGCTACCTCGAGCGGCACCAGTACGGCAACGCCACCACCGAGGACCTGTGGCAGGCCCTGGCGGAGGAGTCCGGACAGCCGGTGAAGCGGATCATGGACACCTGGACCAAGCAGACCGGTTATCCGCTGCTGTCCGTGGACGCCGGCGGGGGAGAGGTGGCGCTGCAACAGACGCGCTTCTTCCTGAGCGGCGTGCCGGATCGAAGCGACCCGAGCCGGTGGTCGGTTCCGTTGGGAATCCGCACGGAGGGGGCCGGCGACACCTTCCAGGTGTTCGAGGGCGAGCGGGCGAACATAGAAGTGAGCGTCGGCCGCGGCGGCTGGCTCAAGGTCAACCCGGACCAGACCGGCTTCTATCGCAGCAACTACAGCGCGGAGTTGTGGGACCGGCTGGGCGCCGCGGTGCAGGCGGGAGAGCTTTCATCGGCCAGGGACCGTCTCGGCCTTGAGAACGACGCCTTTGCCTTGGCCCGCGCCGGCTACCTGGACGCGTCGCGACCGTTGGCGCTGGCGCCGGCCTATCGCAACGAGACGGATTACACGGTGTGGGCGGACCTGTCGGAGAATCTCCGGGCCTACGACGTGCTCCTTTCGGACCAGCCTTGTCACGACTCGTTCCGTTCCTTCGCGCGCAGCCTGTACCAGACGATCTACGGGAGTCTCGGGTGGGACGTCCGGCCGGGTGAGAGCCACTTGACGCGGCTGCTCAGGCCGCTGGTGATCGGCATCCTGGCTCGCTACGCCGACCCGGAGGTGGCCGCCGAAGCCCTGCGCCGGTTCGACGAGGGGACGCGCGCCGGGACGCCGGTGGCGCCGGACGTGCGCGGGGCGGTGTACGGTCTGGTGGTGGAAGGGCGCGGCGCCGAGGGGTACGAAACGGTGCTGCGGGTCTACCGCGAAGCCGAGCTTCACGAAGAGAAGAACCGCTGCCTGCGGGCGTTGGGCTGCAGCACCGACACGGACCTGCTGCGGCGCACGCTGGAGTTCTCCCTGTCGGACGAGGTGCGCGGGCAGGACACCCCGTTGTGCGTGGCCGGTGTCGCCACGAATCCGCTGGGGCGGGACTTGGCATGGGACTTCCTGCGGGAGAAGTGGGGCGAGTTCGACGCCCGCTACGGGCAGGGCGGGTTCATCATCGCGCGCATCGTGTCCATCACCACCGAAGATTTCACCACCCTGGAGAAGGCCGCCGAGGTGGAGGCGTTCTTCGAGGCGCATCCGGCGCCGGCTGCGACGCGCACGATACGCCAGTCCCTGGAACGGATCCGCTCCAACGCGTTGTGGCTGGAGCGGGACGGCGACGCCATCGCCGGCTGGCTCGACGCGTACCGGCCGCCGTCGTGA
- a CDS encoding alpha/beta fold hydrolase: MSGNAELLSFTTADGETLHGLLFRPDASPRPDLALILIHGVAMSFYTGPLPVFAEALAGRGHHAFSINCRGHDWIARGGDLTAFRGATYENFEDCVLDIDAAIHRMKEAGYARFVLVGHSLGSIKSLYYQGTRQRDDVAGVISCSAPRQFYSARAAEDPEFEARMAEAERRMAGGEGEEYLWAPASGAIGPFTYRTYVSKYGRDETNDVRPHAARLNCPLLVTAGEIEAAYFRELARELADSAGPDNCTCIIVPGANHFYAGCEAFMIDALDGWLKEKVG; this comes from the coding sequence ATGTCAGGAAACGCGGAGCTTCTTTCGTTCACCACGGCCGACGGCGAAACCCTGCACGGGCTCCTGTTCCGCCCGGACGCGTCGCCGCGTCCCGATCTCGCGCTGATCCTGATTCACGGGGTCGCCATGAGCTTCTACACCGGCCCGCTCCCCGTGTTCGCCGAGGCCCTGGCCGGACGCGGCCACCACGCCTTCTCCATCAACTGCCGCGGCCACGACTGGATCGCCCGGGGCGGGGACCTCACGGCTTTCCGCGGCGCCACCTACGAGAACTTCGAGGACTGCGTGCTCGACATCGACGCCGCCATCCACCGGATGAAGGAGGCGGGTTACGCGCGCTTCGTGCTCGTGGGGCACAGCCTGGGCTCGATCAAGTCCCTCTACTACCAGGGTACGCGCCAACGCGACGACGTCGCCGGCGTGATCTCATGCTCCGCCCCGAGGCAGTTCTACTCTGCCAGGGCGGCCGAGGACCCGGAGTTCGAGGCACGCATGGCGGAAGCCGAGCGTCGAATGGCCGGAGGAGAAGGGGAGGAGTACCTGTGGGCGCCGGCCAGCGGCGCCATCGGCCCGTTCACCTACAGGACCTACGTCAGCAAGTACGGGCGCGACGAGACCAACGACGTCCGCCCCCACGCAGCAAGGCTGAACTGCCCGCTGCTCGTGACGGCGGGCGAGATCGAGGCCGCCTACTTCCGTGAACTGGCCCGCGAACTGGCCGACTCCGCCGGACCCGACAACTGCACCTGCATCATCGTCCCCGGCGCCAACCACTTCTACGCGGGTTGCGAGGCATTCATGATCGATGCCCTCGACGGGTGGCTGAAGGAGAAGGTTGGGTAG
- a CDS encoding antibiotic biosynthesis monooxygenase: MVCRIFWGKLRLGKWTEYERYYNEVVVPATANMPGFRGRQLLRSSENPDEGISLTFWETKEDMQNYVTSPARANIAKGAEGMYTGEYWVKDFEVTSLSLLSLGNV; this comes from the coding sequence ATGGTCTGCCGAATTTTCTGGGGCAAGCTTCGACTCGGGAAATGGACGGAATACGAGCGGTACTACAACGAGGTGGTGGTGCCCGCCACCGCGAACATGCCGGGCTTTCGCGGCCGCCAACTGCTCCGGAGTTCCGAGAATCCGGACGAAGGGATATCCCTCACCTTCTGGGAAACCAAGGAAGACATGCAGAACTACGTCACCAGTCCGGCCCGGGCCAACATCGCCAAGGGCGCCGAAGGCATGTACACCGGCGAGTACTGGGTCAAGGACTTCGAGGTGACGTCGCTGTCGCTCCTGTCATTGGGCAACGTATAA
- a CDS encoding thiamine pyrophosphate-requiring protein produces MPGPQFEDVTVANGAEAFLAQLNANPDVDYIFANTGTDHGPILEALAKMHRSESKGAEIVVVPHEQAAVSMAHGYYCASGKPQVVLVHTLPGTANGLGGLMNAKACQVPMLFVAGRTPVTEGEVAGGKSRHIHWRQESRDQGSIVREFVKWDFENRANEQLGAIVPRAFKIAMAEPRGPVYLSLPREWLYESMETTRVSAEVFEPPSKIQTPVGDLERAAEILMGASDPVIVTRYVGKTPAAVAPLVELADLLAVPVVQHPQSPYMNFPSSHPCHAGHDVAAHVKGADVVFLIDVDVPWTPATRDNLRPDATVLQLEVDPLFSSIPVWGFPVDHAMTGSSDVTLPVLNGLIREGLDGSEALRKRVDERRSRINAVHDSNRAELAARIEKVKDERPIHPLWVSRCIADVVDEKTIVMGEAVTSPLGPVLGLERPGSFFDQAPAGHLGWGMGAAIGAKLAAPDHTVIACEGDGSYMFCVPTACHFTAQKYQVPFLTVIYNNQAWNATLSTVRELYPDGVAHQSGNFPGTDLSPSPQFELTAQACGAYAERVDDPADLPSALQRGLKAVKEEGRQALLNVICRNPAG; encoded by the coding sequence ATGCCGGGACCTCAATTCGAAGACGTGACCGTGGCCAACGGGGCCGAAGCCTTTCTGGCGCAGCTTAACGCCAATCCCGACGTCGACTACATCTTCGCCAATACCGGGACGGACCACGGCCCGATCCTGGAGGCGCTGGCCAAGATGCACCGCAGCGAGTCCAAGGGAGCGGAGATCGTGGTCGTGCCCCACGAGCAGGCCGCGGTGTCCATGGCCCACGGCTACTACTGCGCGTCGGGCAAGCCGCAGGTGGTGCTGGTGCACACCCTGCCCGGCACCGCCAACGGCCTGGGCGGGCTCATGAACGCCAAGGCATGCCAAGTGCCGATGCTGTTCGTGGCCGGACGCACCCCGGTGACCGAGGGCGAGGTGGCGGGCGGCAAGAGCCGCCACATCCACTGGCGCCAGGAATCCCGGGACCAGGGCAGCATCGTGCGCGAGTTCGTGAAGTGGGATTTCGAGAACCGCGCCAACGAGCAGCTCGGCGCCATCGTCCCGCGCGCCTTCAAGATCGCCATGGCCGAGCCGCGCGGACCGGTGTACCTGTCGCTGCCGCGCGAGTGGCTGTACGAGTCCATGGAGACGACTCGTGTGTCCGCGGAGGTGTTCGAGCCGCCGAGCAAGATCCAGACCCCCGTGGGGGACCTTGAGCGGGCGGCGGAGATCCTCATGGGCGCGTCCGACCCGGTGATCGTGACGCGCTACGTCGGCAAGACCCCCGCGGCGGTGGCGCCGCTGGTGGAGCTGGCGGACCTGCTGGCTGTTCCCGTGGTGCAGCATCCGCAGTCGCCCTACATGAACTTCCCGTCGAGCCACCCGTGCCATGCCGGCCACGACGTCGCCGCCCACGTGAAGGGGGCGGACGTGGTCTTTCTCATCGACGTCGACGTGCCGTGGACGCCGGCGACCCGGGACAACCTGCGGCCCGACGCCACGGTGCTGCAACTGGAAGTGGACCCGCTGTTCTCCTCCATCCCTGTGTGGGGCTTCCCGGTGGACCACGCCATGACCGGATCGTCGGACGTGACGCTGCCGGTGCTGAACGGCCTGATCCGGGAGGGGCTCGACGGCTCGGAGGCGCTACGGAAACGCGTCGACGAGCGGCGGAGCCGCATCAACGCGGTTCACGACAGCAACCGGGCGGAACTCGCCGCCCGCATCGAGAAGGTAAAGGACGAGCGCCCCATCCATCCCCTGTGGGTGTCGCGCTGCATCGCCGACGTGGTGGACGAAAAGACCATCGTCATGGGCGAGGCCGTGACCTCACCGCTGGGGCCGGTGCTGGGACTGGAACGGCCCGGATCGTTCTTCGACCAGGCACCCGCCGGGCACCTGGGATGGGGCATGGGCGCCGCCATCGGCGCCAAGCTGGCCGCGCCGGACCACACGGTCATCGCCTGCGAAGGCGACGGCTCCTACATGTTCTGCGTCCCCACCGCCTGCCACTTCACCGCGCAGAAGTACCAAGTGCCGTTCCTCACCGTCATCTACAACAACCAGGCATGGAACGCGACGCTCAGCACGGTGCGCGAGTTGTATCCCGACGGCGTCGCCCACCAGAGCGGGAACTTCCCGGGCACGGACCTGTCGCCGTCGCCGCAATTCGAGCTTACCGCCCAGGCATGCGGCGCCTACGCCGAACGCGTGGACGACCCGGCGGACCTCCCCTCCGCCCTGCAGCGCGGCCTCAAGGCCGTCAAGGAGGAGGGGCGCCAAGCCCTTCTGAACGTGATTTGCCGCAACCCGGCCGGCTGA
- a CDS encoding protocatechuate 3,4-dioxygenase (extradiol catechol dioxygenase that catalyzes the oxidative cleavage of substituted catechols; part of the bacterial aromatic compound degradation pathway) codes for MSESREDSAKIEGTYVFDGAQSRKGYRLNKFFFSLNEAENRAAYKEDAEALMDRFGLSEWEKEKLREKDWLALAREGGANIYFMYKMGSVTGDSLQHIGAAFRGETLEEFLSTRKVKGAR; via the coding sequence ATGAGCGAGTCTCGGGAGGATTCGGCGAAGATCGAGGGCACCTACGTGTTCGACGGAGCTCAGTCGCGCAAGGGCTACCGTCTCAACAAGTTCTTCTTCTCCCTCAACGAGGCCGAGAACCGTGCGGCCTACAAGGAGGATGCCGAGGCGCTCATGGACCGCTTCGGCCTGTCCGAGTGGGAGAAGGAGAAGTTGCGGGAGAAGGACTGGCTGGCGCTGGCGCGCGAGGGCGGCGCCAACATCTACTTCATGTACAAGATGGGCTCGGTGACGGGCGACAGCCTGCAGCACATCGGCGCGGCGTTCCGCGGCGAGACGCTGGAGGAGTTCCTGAGCACGCGCAAGGTGAAGGGGGCGAGGTAG
- a CDS encoding class III extradiol dioxygenase family protein, with protein MGRIVAGIGSSHVPAAGAAFDQGKQDAPEWKPLFDGYRPAMDWLREARVDVAVFIYNDHGSDFFFDKYPTFAMGVAGSYAPADEGWGPRPLAPVPGDPEFSWHMAESLIRESEFDMTVCQELSVDHGLLTPLPMLWAHEPQWDIRVVPVAVNVVQHPLPTARRLWKLGRALRTAVESYPRDIRVAVLGTGGLSHQLHGERFGFRNEEWDRSFMERIVSRPEELVELSHHDYMVQGGAEAVEMIMWLGMRGAMSPEVRLVHQNYYAPMLTGMGLLLLEDTANS; from the coding sequence ATGGGCAGGATCGTTGCAGGGATCGGGTCGTCGCACGTGCCCGCGGCGGGAGCGGCGTTCGACCAGGGCAAGCAGGACGCTCCGGAGTGGAAGCCGCTGTTCGACGGCTACCGGCCGGCCATGGACTGGCTGCGGGAGGCCCGCGTCGACGTGGCCGTCTTCATCTACAACGACCACGGCTCGGACTTCTTCTTTGACAAGTACCCGACCTTCGCCATGGGGGTGGCCGGGAGCTATGCGCCGGCGGACGAGGGCTGGGGCCCGCGCCCGCTGGCGCCGGTTCCGGGCGATCCCGAGTTCTCCTGGCACATGGCCGAGTCGCTGATCCGGGAAAGCGAGTTCGATATGACCGTGTGCCAGGAGCTGTCCGTCGACCACGGGCTGCTCACGCCGCTGCCGATGCTCTGGGCGCACGAGCCGCAATGGGACATCCGGGTGGTGCCCGTGGCGGTCAACGTCGTGCAGCACCCGCTGCCCACGGCGCGCCGTTTGTGGAAGCTGGGGCGGGCGCTGCGCACCGCGGTGGAGAGCTATCCCAGGGACATCCGCGTGGCGGTCCTGGGTACCGGCGGGCTGTCGCATCAGCTCCACGGGGAGCGCTTCGGCTTCCGCAACGAGGAGTGGGACCGCAGCTTCATGGAGCGCATCGTGAGCCGGCCCGAGGAGCTGGTGGAGCTGTCGCACCATGACTACATGGTGCAGGGGGGCGCCGAGGCGGTGGAGATGATCATGTGGCTGGGCATGCGCGGCGCCATGTCGCCGGAAGTGCGGCTGGTGCACCAGAACTACTACGCACCCATGCTGACGGGCATGGGCCTGCTGCTCCTGGAAGACACCGCGAATTCGTGA
- a CDS encoding class II aldolase/adducin family protein — MDASLLTLRRKVALGTRILASQGCLGDILGHLSVRIPDSDEMFLRCLGGDETAPEKGLLYTDVHHVRRVGFDRTVEQVDGYRLPIELPIHGELYKARPEARAVLHAHPYHCLVATIAGLPLRPIYGCYDPLSLSAAIQGIPLYPRSVLIDSPELAADLIATMGDRDCCLMRGHGLTVIGPTVEAVTLLGIRLETLARVTLDAARATGGARPPTLSQADLDAFAFVVEGGLQAAVSKVYEWTWNHYAQRVADTVGLPAEEREGNYNG, encoded by the coding sequence ATGGACGCATCGCTGCTGACCCTCCGGCGCAAGGTCGCGCTGGGGACCCGCATTCTGGCCAGCCAGGGCTGCCTCGGCGACATTCTCGGACACCTGTCGGTGCGTATTCCCGACTCGGACGAGATGTTCCTCCGCTGCCTCGGTGGCGACGAGACCGCGCCGGAAAAGGGGCTGCTGTACACCGACGTGCACCACGTGCGCCGGGTCGGTTTCGACCGCACCGTGGAACAGGTGGACGGATACCGTCTGCCCATCGAGCTGCCGATCCACGGCGAGCTGTACAAGGCGCGCCCCGAGGCCCGGGCCGTGCTGCACGCCCATCCGTACCACTGCCTCGTCGCCACTATCGCCGGGCTCCCGCTTCGGCCCATCTACGGCTGCTACGACCCCTTGAGTCTGAGCGCCGCGATTCAGGGGATCCCGCTCTATCCCAGATCGGTGCTCATCGACAGCCCGGAGCTGGCGGCCGACCTGATCGCCACCATGGGCGACCGGGACTGCTGCCTGATGCGCGGCCACGGCCTCACCGTCATCGGCCCTACCGTGGAAGCCGTGACCCTGCTGGGCATACGCCTGGAAACCCTGGCCAGGGTCACCCTGGACGCCGCCCGCGCCACCGGCGGTGCTCGCCCGCCTACCCTCTCCCAGGCGGACCTGGATGCCTTCGCCTTCGTGGTGGAGGGAGGCCTTCAGGCCGCCGTGTCGAAGGTCTACGAGTGGACCTGGAACCACTACGCTCAGCGCGTGGCGGATACGGTGGGGTTGCCCGCGGAAGAACGAGAAGGGAATTATAATGGATAG
- a CDS encoding AMP-binding protein, with product MTAYVTIHELLSHQVAERPDRPCLIYEDRQWSYAELAAEVERVAHAFAALGLRPGQRVAILLPNCSEFLCAVFAMARTGGVFVPLNTAQTADELQYLLSHSEARCLLTADAFMPLIQGIRGDCPKLEQVITLDPPGGSGVLGWDEFIRGAERRPALTEVSPEDMASIIYTSGTTDRPKGVMLKHSAFAFAPSHRARALGWTGDDRVLVVMPLFHVNALCHMTLAMMSVGGGVVLKDRFSASRFWDDVKRHGVTTSSIMQTIPRILLNLPPDPADADTPLRQAMALLPPDVHLEFERRFGVTAIPTYSLTEDLLSVLGPLDVSRRKLGSCGVPIAPEVHRVRIVNEEGENCAPGEFGEIVKQSPAVMMGYYKNPDATAAALRDGWLHTGDLGYLDEDGFLYFVDRKKDIIKRGGENIASAEVERVLNSHPLIAESAAVAVPDIIRQEEVKACIVLAANASPEDLPPERLWEFCADHLAAFKIPRYLDYRPELPKTPSSKVQKNLLRDEGVGPEVADRTALTNITGAAKR from the coding sequence ATGACCGCTTACGTCACCATCCACGAGTTGCTGTCCCACCAGGTCGCTGAGCGGCCGGACCGTCCTTGCCTGATTTACGAAGACCGGCAGTGGAGCTACGCGGAGTTGGCCGCGGAAGTGGAGCGGGTGGCGCACGCGTTCGCGGCTCTCGGGCTCCGGCCCGGGCAGCGTGTCGCCATCCTGCTGCCCAATTGTTCGGAGTTCCTCTGCGCGGTGTTCGCCATGGCCCGCACCGGCGGCGTGTTCGTGCCCCTCAACACGGCACAGACCGCGGACGAGCTTCAGTACCTCCTGTCCCACTCCGAAGCACGCTGCCTGCTGACCGCCGATGCCTTCATGCCGCTCATCCAGGGCATCCGCGGGGATTGTCCTAAGCTGGAGCAGGTGATCACGCTCGATCCCCCCGGCGGGAGCGGCGTCCTGGGCTGGGACGAATTCATCCGCGGCGCCGAGCGCCGCCCGGCGCTCACGGAAGTCTCGCCCGAGGACATGGCGTCCATCATCTACACGTCCGGCACCACGGACCGGCCCAAGGGCGTGATGCTCAAGCACTCCGCCTTCGCCTTCGCCCCGAGCCACCGCGCGCGGGCGCTGGGCTGGACCGGTGACGATCGGGTGCTGGTGGTGATGCCGCTGTTCCACGTCAACGCGCTGTGCCACATGACCCTCGCGATGATGTCCGTGGGCGGCGGCGTGGTGCTGAAGGATCGGTTCAGCGCGTCGCGTTTCTGGGACGACGTAAAGCGCCACGGCGTCACCACCTCGAGCATCATGCAGACGATTCCGCGTATCCTGCTGAACCTGCCGCCGGACCCGGCGGACGCGGATACGCCGTTGCGGCAGGCAATGGCGCTCTTGCCGCCCGACGTGCACCTGGAGTTCGAGCGGCGTTTCGGCGTCACCGCCATCCCCACCTACAGCCTCACCGAGGACCTGCTGAGCGTTCTCGGGCCCTTGGACGTGTCGCGCCGGAAGCTCGGCAGTTGCGGCGTGCCCATCGCTCCGGAGGTGCACCGGGTGCGCATCGTGAACGAGGAAGGGGAGAACTGCGCGCCCGGCGAATTCGGGGAGATCGTCAAGCAGAGTCCGGCGGTGATGATGGGCTACTACAAGAACCCCGACGCCACCGCCGCGGCCCTTCGCGACGGCTGGCTCCACACCGGTGACCTGGGCTACCTGGACGAGGACGGTTTCCTGTACTTCGTCGACCGCAAGAAGGACATCATCAAGCGCGGCGGCGAGAACATCGCCTCGGCCGAGGTGGAGCGCGTGCTCAACTCCCACCCGCTCATTGCCGAGTCCGCCGCGGTCGCGGTGCCGGACATCATTCGCCAGGAGGAAGTGAAGGCGTGCATCGTGCTGGCCGCCAACGCCTCCCCTGAGGACCTGCCGCCGGAACGGCTATGGGAGTTCTGCGCCGATCACTTGGCGGCCTTCAAGATACCGCGCTATCTCGACTACCGGCCGGAACTTCCCAAGACGCCGAGTTCGAAGGTGCAGAAGAACCTTCTTCGGGACGAGGGCGTGGGGCCGGAGGTGGCGGACAGGACCGCCTTGACAAATATCACCGGCGCGGCCAAAAGATGA